In a single window of the Synechococcus sp. MW101C3 genome:
- the rseP gene encoding RIP metalloprotease RseP, which translates to MGVLAALAILAGLIVVHEAGHFFAATWQGIRVSGFSIGFGPVLVERRRRGVQFALRAIPLGGYVAFPDDDEDSDIPADDPDLLRNRPLPQRALVIAAGVLANLLVAWAVLVAQGAVVGIPAGFSATPGVVVAAVQPGLPAAASGLRPGDRILSLAGTSLGGGQSAVEGLVADIKAAPQRSLQLVAERAGSTVTLTLTPDAQNGIGRIGAQLQPSGSEAFRPARSPLEVIGHANRTCLKLIRRTVDGFVSLVTHFGETAPQVSGPVKIVEMGASLARDGGGSLFLFTALISINLAVLNALPLPLLDGGQFVLLLLEGLRGRPLPQRLQLAFMQSGFLLLVGLSLVLIVKDTSQLSAVQQLLGR; encoded by the coding sequence ATGGGTGTCCTCGCGGCCCTGGCCATCCTTGCCGGCCTGATCGTCGTCCACGAAGCGGGGCACTTCTTTGCAGCCACCTGGCAAGGGATCAGGGTCAGCGGCTTCTCGATCGGCTTCGGCCCGGTGCTGGTGGAGCGGCGACGCCGTGGCGTGCAGTTCGCCCTGCGGGCCATCCCCCTGGGCGGCTACGTGGCCTTTCCCGACGACGACGAAGACAGTGACATCCCGGCCGACGATCCGGATCTGCTGCGCAACCGCCCGCTGCCGCAGCGGGCCCTGGTGATCGCCGCCGGCGTGCTGGCCAACCTGCTGGTGGCCTGGGCCGTGCTGGTGGCCCAGGGGGCCGTGGTCGGCATCCCCGCCGGCTTCAGCGCCACCCCCGGTGTGGTGGTGGCGGCGGTGCAACCCGGCCTGCCGGCGGCGGCCTCCGGCCTGCGCCCCGGCGACCGCATCCTCAGCCTGGCGGGCACCTCCCTGGGCGGCGGCCAGAGCGCCGTGGAGGGCCTGGTGGCCGACATCAAGGCCGCTCCACAGCGCTCGCTGCAGCTGGTGGCTGAACGCGCCGGCAGCACCGTGACGCTCACGCTCACGCCCGATGCCCAGAACGGCATCGGGCGCATCGGCGCCCAACTGCAACCCAGCGGCAGCGAGGCCTTCCGGCCTGCCCGCAGCCCGCTGGAGGTGATCGGCCATGCCAACCGCACCTGCCTCAAGCTGATCCGCCGCACCGTGGATGGCTTCGTTTCCCTCGTCACCCACTTCGGTGAGACGGCACCCCAGGTATCGGGGCCGGTGAAGATCGTGGAGATGGGCGCCTCCCTCGCCCGCGACGGCGGCGGCAGCCTTTTTCTGTTCACGGCGCTGATCTCGATCAACCTGGCCGTGCTCAACGCCCTGCCGCTGCCCCTGCTCGATGGCGGCCAGTTCGTGCTGCTGCTGCTGGAGGGCCTGCGCGGCCGGCCGCTGCCGCAGCGCCTGCAACTGGCCTTCATGCAGTCGGGCTTCCTGCTGCTGGTAGGCCTCAGCCTGGTGCTGATCGTCAAGGACACCAGCCAGCTCTCCGCGGTGCAGCAGCTGCTGGGCCGCTGA
- the nth gene encoding endonuclease III, translating to MPRFPTARQRAPLILERLATLYPEATCSLDWRTPWELLVATMLSAQCTDERVNKVTPALFERFPDAAAAAAVDSEAVEPYVKSTGFFRNKAKNIVAASRLLLERHGGQVPASMPELLELPGVARKTANVVLAHAFGIHAGVTVDTHVRRLSNRLGLTRQSEPVKIEPDLMKLFPQPEWENLSIRLIFHGRAVCRARNPGCGSCPMADLCPSHPDHGPGGRRTVPAAG from the coding sequence GTGCCCCGCTTCCCCACCGCCCGCCAGCGGGCGCCACTGATCCTGGAGCGCCTGGCCACGCTTTACCCGGAAGCCACCTGCTCGCTCGACTGGCGCACCCCCTGGGAGCTGCTGGTGGCCACCATGCTCTCGGCCCAGTGCACCGACGAGCGAGTCAACAAGGTGACGCCGGCCTTGTTTGAGCGCTTCCCCGACGCGGCCGCCGCTGCAGCCGTGGACAGCGAGGCGGTGGAGCCCTACGTGAAATCCACCGGCTTCTTCCGCAACAAGGCCAAGAACATCGTGGCCGCCTCCCGGCTGCTGCTGGAACGCCACGGCGGCCAGGTGCCGGCCTCGATGCCGGAGCTGCTGGAGCTGCCGGGCGTGGCCCGTAAGACGGCCAACGTGGTGCTGGCCCATGCCTTCGGCATTCACGCCGGCGTCACGGTGGACACCCATGTGCGGCGCCTCAGCAACCGGCTCGGCCTCACCCGCCAGAGCGAACCGGTGAAGATCGAGCCCGACTTGATGAAGCTGTTTCCGCAACCGGAGTGGGAAAACCTCTCAATCCGGCTGATCTTCCATGGCCGCGCCGTGTGCCGGGCCCGCAACCCCGGCTGCGGCAGCTGCCCGATGGCTGATCTCTGCCCCAGCCATCCCGACCACGGACCGGGCGGCAGACGCACCGTTCCTGCCGCAGGGTAG
- a CDS encoding Tfp pilus assembly protein FimT/FimU: MKFNVAGSHRKSRRQAFTLAELMITVAVIGVIALGGVYASSQVIARRDFANTAAAELVGWLEAISARSGSVGPCRVQFTTGNALEPGATFASLQTSDARCTPEPNLRLPSVYGNRVYDVAVTYTPVGTTSLAFTSRGGVVAGNVEATVKIAVSNQLPLRCVRISFGSISTGINNATGNVAQTCTVWERT; this comes from the coding sequence ATGAAGTTCAACGTTGCTGGTTCCCACCGTAAATCCCGCAGGCAGGCCTTTACGCTCGCCGAGCTGATGATCACCGTGGCAGTGATCGGTGTGATCGCCTTGGGTGGTGTGTATGCCTCCTCCCAGGTGATCGCCCGCCGGGATTTTGCCAACACAGCCGCCGCAGAGTTGGTTGGCTGGTTGGAGGCCATTTCTGCACGCTCGGGATCCGTTGGGCCCTGCCGCGTGCAATTCACAACGGGCAATGCGCTAGAACCAGGAGCCACGTTTGCTTCCCTACAGACCAGCGATGCCAGGTGCACCCCAGAGCCGAACCTGAGGCTTCCCTCCGTCTACGGCAATCGCGTCTACGACGTTGCCGTTACCTACACTCCCGTAGGCACAACATCGTTAGCCTTCACTTCCAGGGGTGGGGTTGTGGCCGGCAATGTGGAAGCCACCGTGAAGATCGCTGTGAGCAATCAATTGCCCTTGCGTTGTGTAAGGATTTCATTCGGCTCGATCAGCACCGGCATCAACAACGCCACAGGCAATGTAGCTCAAACCTGCACCGTTTGGGAGCGCACATGA
- a CDS encoding class I SAM-dependent methyltransferase has protein sequence MAQAGWDHGYHSSSSYTSVFYRELTPSWLDFAALLKGHLPPRESEGEPFVFLDLGCGTGFSLVVLASLYPEGRFFGVDFHPDHVAHGLDLARRAGLKNVEIIEADFLGLAAPGALLPWSVGGCHYVVAHGIATWVTEPVQQALLAVAAASLRSGGLFYCSYNTYPGWLARSSFQQLLTLEVPAAHQGGKGLHFHAAARVLTQLLGDESQPSQLGASYPNLRRELQSVEFAPVDYLFGEYANAGWSPLYFTQMSARCKQHKLSFLGSATYSESFIELLPAPMREVVMKEPRTEARELLADLATNKAFRRDLFTKGHVRLTPQEWSQRLGTLSFRLLQPPEGWLTHPLEALRFRACFGEIQGDPQAYGPVLSALSASPASIESLLPICQQPHGELVVMLSLLLEAGAIGFERGPAGAKAAAQVQRLNLLLLGRMQEGRSYTQLALPAVGSAVPFSVLEALIYRAQREQLQEPMLSSCVLLGLKDLDVQLLGRDHQVVVETPAQIARIQEIAAVVMGSKVPLLQRLGGLPTAPLTASRSTRSRSKAPTRKES, from the coding sequence TTGGCTCAAGCTGGCTGGGATCACGGCTATCACTCCTCAAGTTCTTATACGAGTGTGTTTTACCGTGAGCTAACGCCAAGTTGGCTTGATTTTGCAGCCTTGCTCAAGGGCCACTTGCCGCCCAGAGAATCTGAAGGTGAGCCCTTCGTTTTTCTCGATCTAGGTTGCGGCACAGGATTCTCCCTGGTGGTGCTGGCCTCGCTTTATCCAGAAGGCCGCTTTTTTGGGGTGGATTTTCATCCTGATCATGTGGCCCACGGCCTGGATCTGGCCCGCCGCGCCGGGCTGAAGAACGTGGAGATCATCGAAGCTGATTTTCTGGGCTTGGCTGCTCCAGGTGCGCTCCTTCCTTGGTCTGTTGGAGGCTGCCATTACGTGGTAGCCCATGGCATCGCCACCTGGGTCACCGAGCCCGTTCAACAGGCCCTGCTGGCTGTGGCGGCCGCTTCTTTGCGTTCTGGCGGGTTGTTTTATTGCTCTTACAACACCTATCCCGGCTGGCTGGCAAGGAGCAGTTTTCAGCAGCTTCTTACGCTCGAGGTTCCTGCAGCGCACCAGGGGGGCAAAGGGCTCCACTTCCATGCAGCAGCGCGCGTGCTCACCCAACTGCTTGGCGATGAATCGCAACCTTCCCAGTTAGGCGCCTCGTATCCAAACCTGAGAAGAGAGCTGCAATCCGTTGAGTTTGCACCTGTCGACTATCTCTTTGGTGAGTATGCCAATGCGGGTTGGTCTCCGCTGTATTTCACGCAGATGAGTGCGCGGTGCAAGCAGCACAAGTTGTCTTTTCTGGGTTCGGCCACCTATTCCGAATCGTTCATTGAACTGCTGCCAGCTCCGATGCGCGAGGTGGTGATGAAGGAGCCAAGAACAGAGGCCCGTGAATTGCTGGCTGATCTCGCCACCAATAAGGCATTCCGCAGGGATCTCTTCACCAAGGGCCATGTTCGGCTCACGCCACAGGAATGGAGCCAGCGCCTCGGCACGCTGTCGTTTCGTCTGCTGCAGCCGCCGGAGGGGTGGTTGACGCACCCGCTGGAGGCCCTGCGCTTCAGAGCCTGCTTTGGCGAGATCCAGGGAGATCCGCAGGCTTACGGACCCGTTCTCTCCGCTCTCTCGGCTTCACCGGCATCGATTGAGTCCCTCTTGCCCATCTGCCAGCAACCACACGGTGAGCTCGTCGTGATGCTTTCGCTCTTGCTTGAGGCCGGAGCCATCGGCTTCGAGCGTGGGCCCGCCGGTGCCAAGGCTGCTGCGCAGGTTCAGCGCCTCAATCTGTTGCTGCTGGGTCGCATGCAGGAGGGGCGTTCCTACACGCAGCTGGCCTTGCCCGCCGTGGGTTCCGCCGTTCCCTTTTCCGTGCTGGAGGCCTTGATCTACCGGGCCCAGCGCGAACAGCTTCAGGAGCCCATGCTCAGCAGCTGTGTGCTCCTGGGGCTCAAGGATCTCGATGTGCAGTTGCTTGGCCGTGATCATCAGGTGGTTGTGGAAACACCCGCTCAGATCGCGAGGATCCAAGAGATCGCTGCCGTGGTGATGGGCAGCAAAGTGCCCCTGCTCCAGCGTTTGGGTGGCCTGCCAACCGCGCCGCTCACGGCTTCCCGATCCACTCGGAGCCGAAGTAAGGCACCAACGCGTAAGGAATCCTGA
- a CDS encoding acyl-CoA desaturase, protein MGLYLVRMLAITSVYHRLLVHRSYRAPRAVLWIGCAVAASAGQMGPSWWKAHHLQHHSHVDTAADPHTPLMPLQGWRGLWNSQAGWLLRSSFFPDELPADVEADPVLRGLDRLHFLPLLALAGLSYLVGGWMYLGAFFLSTIVLFHGVATVNSVAHVWGDQPFRTDDHSRNNALVALITLGEGWHNLHHAFPFAVRQGYTVRDGQLQLRPDPTFRFIRLLQRFGLADQLRQPSDDTLLQRARGGAPLAVAT, encoded by the coding sequence GTGGGGCTGTATCTGGTGCGCATGCTGGCGATCACGTCGGTGTATCACCGCCTGCTGGTGCACCGCAGCTACCGCGCCCCGCGTGCCGTGCTCTGGATCGGCTGCGCTGTGGCGGCTTCTGCCGGCCAGATGGGCCCGAGCTGGTGGAAGGCCCACCACCTGCAGCATCACAGCCACGTGGACACCGCCGCCGACCCCCACACCCCGCTGATGCCGCTGCAGGGCTGGCGGGGGCTGTGGAACTCCCAGGCCGGCTGGTTGCTGCGCTCGAGCTTCTTCCCCGATGAGCTGCCGGCGGACGTGGAAGCGGATCCGGTGCTGCGCGGCCTCGATCGGCTCCATTTCCTGCCCCTGCTGGCCCTGGCCGGGCTGTCGTATCTGGTGGGCGGCTGGATGTATCTGGGCGCCTTCTTCCTCAGCACCATCGTGCTGTTCCACGGCGTGGCCACGGTGAACTCGGTGGCGCATGTGTGGGGCGATCAGCCCTTCCGCACCGACGACCACAGCCGCAACAACGCCCTGGTGGCACTGATCACGCTCGGTGAGGGCTGGCACAACCTGCACCACGCCTTCCCCTTCGCGGTGCGTCAGGGCTACACCGTGCGCGACGGCCAGCTGCAGCTGCGGCCCGACCCCACCTTCCGCTTCATCCGGCTGCTGCAACGCTTCGGCCTCGCCGACCAGCTGCGCCAGCCTTCCGACGACACCCTGCTGCAGCGCGCCCGCGGCGGCGCTCCGCTGGCCGTTGCGACTTAA
- a CDS encoding polyribonucleotide nucleotidyltransferase: MPGKIQSVSFDGREIRLTTGLYAPQAGGSVLIECGDTSVLVTATRAKGREGIDFLPLTCDYEERLYAAGRIPGSFFRREARPPERAILTTRLIDRPLRPLFPSWLRDDIQVVATTLSLDERVPPDVLAVTGASIATLLARMPFYGPMAAVRVGLLGDDFVLNPSFREIERSDLDLVVAGTPAGVVMVEAGANQLPEQDVIEAIDFGYEAVGELIKAQLTLLSDLGIEQVIPEPKVEDPALPAFLEQECGKGIGEVLKQFTLTKAERDAHLDAIKAEVAVKIGALSDDDPIRVAAAGKALGNTYKGITKKLMRAQILSEGKRVDGRNLDEVRPITAAVGVLPKRVHGSGLFQRGLTQVLSCATLGTPSDAQELDDLNPSSEKTYLHHYNFPPYSVGETRPMRSPGRREIGHGALAERAITPVLPPKEKFPYVLRVVSECLSSNGSTSMGSVCGSTLALMDAGVPLQAPVSGAAMGLIKEGDEVRILTDIQGIEDFLGDMDFKVAGTEKGITALQMDMKITGLAVTTVAEAVNQARPARLHILEKMLEAIEKPRDTMSPHAPRLLSFRIDPELIGTVIGPGGRTIKGITERTNTKIDIEDGGIVTIASHDGAAAEEAQRIVEGLTRRISEGEQFSGTVTRIIPIGAFVEILPGKEGMIHISQLSEARVEKVEDVVKVGDPVTVRVREIDNRGRINLTLRGVSQEPVAV, from the coding sequence GTGCCAGGAAAAATTCAGTCGGTCTCCTTCGATGGTCGGGAGATCCGGCTGACCACAGGGCTGTATGCCCCCCAAGCTGGGGGATCGGTGTTGATTGAATGCGGTGATACGTCCGTGCTGGTCACGGCCACCCGCGCCAAAGGCCGCGAAGGCATCGATTTCCTGCCCCTCACCTGCGATTACGAAGAACGGCTGTATGCCGCCGGGCGCATCCCCGGCAGCTTCTTTCGCCGGGAAGCACGCCCCCCCGAGCGGGCCATCCTCACCACCCGCCTGATCGACCGCCCGCTGCGGCCCCTGTTCCCCTCCTGGCTGCGCGACGACATTCAGGTGGTGGCCACCACCCTCTCGCTGGATGAGCGGGTGCCGCCCGATGTGCTGGCAGTCACGGGCGCTTCGATCGCCACCCTGCTGGCGCGCATGCCCTTCTACGGCCCGATGGCGGCTGTGCGCGTGGGCCTGCTGGGCGACGATTTCGTGCTGAACCCCAGCTTCCGCGAGATCGAACGCAGCGACCTCGATCTGGTGGTGGCCGGCACCCCTGCCGGTGTGGTGATGGTGGAAGCGGGCGCCAACCAGCTGCCCGAACAGGATGTGATCGAGGCCATCGACTTCGGCTACGAAGCGGTGGGTGAATTGATCAAGGCCCAGCTCACCCTGCTGAGCGACCTGGGCATCGAGCAGGTGATCCCCGAGCCGAAGGTGGAAGATCCCGCCCTGCCGGCCTTCCTCGAGCAGGAATGCGGCAAGGGCATCGGTGAGGTGCTCAAGCAGTTCACGCTCACCAAGGCGGAGCGTGATGCCCATCTCGATGCCATCAAGGCGGAGGTGGCCGTCAAGATCGGCGCCCTCAGCGACGACGACCCGATCCGCGTGGCCGCCGCCGGCAAGGCCCTGGGCAACACCTACAAGGGCATCACCAAGAAGCTGATGCGCGCCCAGATTCTCAGCGAAGGCAAGCGGGTGGATGGCCGCAACCTCGACGAGGTGCGCCCGATCACCGCCGCTGTGGGTGTGCTGCCCAAGCGGGTGCATGGCTCGGGCCTGTTCCAGCGTGGGCTCACCCAGGTGCTCTCCTGCGCCACCCTCGGCACCCCCAGCGATGCCCAGGAGCTCGACGACCTCAACCCGTCGAGCGAGAAGACCTACCTGCACCACTACAACTTCCCCCCCTACTCGGTGGGCGAGACCCGGCCGATGCGCTCCCCCGGTCGCCGCGAGATCGGCCATGGCGCCCTGGCGGAACGGGCCATCACCCCCGTGCTGCCCCCGAAAGAGAAATTCCCGTACGTGCTGCGGGTGGTGTCGGAGTGCCTCAGCTCCAACGGCTCCACCTCGATGGGCTCGGTGTGCGGCAGCACCCTGGCGCTGATGGATGCCGGCGTGCCGCTGCAGGCTCCCGTGAGCGGCGCCGCCATGGGCCTGATCAAGGAAGGCGATGAGGTGCGGATCCTCACCGATATCCAGGGCATCGAGGATTTCCTCGGCGACATGGACTTCAAGGTGGCCGGCACCGAGAAGGGCATCACCGCCCTGCAGATGGACATGAAGATCACCGGCCTGGCGGTGACCACCGTGGCCGAGGCCGTGAACCAGGCTCGCCCCGCCCGTCTGCACATCCTCGAGAAGATGCTGGAGGCGATCGAGAAGCCCCGCGACACCATGTCGCCCCATGCGCCCCGCCTGCTCAGCTTCCGCATCGATCCGGAACTGATCGGCACCGTGATCGGTCCTGGCGGCCGCACCATCAAGGGCATCACCGAGCGCACCAACACCAAGATCGACATCGAGGACGGCGGCATCGTCACGATCGCCAGCCATGACGGCGCCGCCGCCGAAGAGGCCCAGCGCATCGTGGAAGGTCTCACCCGTCGCATCAGCGAAGGGGAGCAGTTCAGTGGCACCGTCACCCGCATCATCCCGATCGGCGCCTTCGTGGAGATCCTTCCCGGCAAGGAAGGCATGATCCACATCTCCCAGCTCTCGGAAGCCCGGGTCGAGAAGGTCGAAGACGTGGTGAAGGTGGGTGATCCCGTCACCGTGCGCGTGCGTGAGATCGACAACCGCGGCCGCATCAACCTCACCCTGCGGGGCGTGTCCCAGGAACCGGTGGCGGTCTGA
- a CDS encoding NifU family protein, whose product MSSETTAPTAEAPAADPRALTVENVERVLDELRPYLMADGGNVEIVEIDGPIVKVRLQGACGSCPSSTMTLKMGIERKLRESIPEVSEVVQVL is encoded by the coding sequence ATGTCCAGCGAAACCACCGCCCCCACCGCTGAGGCCCCAGCCGCCGATCCCCGAGCCCTCACGGTCGAGAACGTGGAGCGTGTGCTCGATGAGCTGCGCCCTTACCTGATGGCCGATGGCGGCAACGTGGAAATCGTGGAAATCGACGGGCCGATCGTGAAGGTGCGCCTGCAGGGCGCCTGCGGCTCCTGCCCCAGCAGCACCATGACGCTCAAGATGGGCATCGAGCGCAAGCTGCGCGAATCGATTCCCGAGGTGAGCGAAGTGGTGCAGGTGCTCTGA
- the rpsN gene encoding 30S ribosomal protein S14 has product MAKKSMIARDVKRKKIVARFAVKRAALKAAFEAAADPMERLEIHRQIQGLPRNSAPNRVRNRCWATGKPRGYYRDFGLCRNQLRERAHKGLLPGVTKSSW; this is encoded by the coding sequence ATGGCGAAGAAGTCGATGATCGCGCGTGACGTGAAGCGCAAAAAAATCGTGGCTCGTTTCGCTGTCAAGCGCGCCGCTCTGAAGGCCGCGTTTGAAGCCGCCGCCGATCCCATGGAACGGCTGGAGATTCACCGCCAGATCCAGGGCCTGCCCCGCAACAGCGCCCCCAACCGGGTGCGCAACCGCTGCTGGGCCACCGGCAAGCCCCGCGGCTACTACCGCGATTTCGGCCTGTGCCGCAACCAGCTGCGCGAGCGCGCCCACAAGGGCCTGCTGCCGGGTGTCACCAAGTCCAGCTGGTGA
- the rsmI gene encoding 16S rRNA (cytidine(1402)-2'-O)-methyltransferase, with translation MAASSRGALGAEPAAGVLYLVGTPIGNLADLSPRARLVLEQVDRIACEDTRHSGQLLARLGIRRPLLSFHQHNQATRLPELLQALQRGERLAVISDAGLPGISDPGEPLVAAARQAGLEVVCIPGPCAVTTALVSSGLPSGRFCFEGFLAAKPSQRRRQLQELAAEPRTLVLFEAPHRLIALLEDLLELLGDRPLRVARELTKRHEQQVGPTVAAALEHFRRVPPLGECTLVLGGAPPAAQPAWNEAALRAELESLLVDGLSKREAARNLAERTGHSRRDLYALLHRDGPEAEERDSASGDHEGSSHA, from the coding sequence ATGGCGGCATCCTCAAGGGGCGCGCTTGGCGCCGAACCTGCGGCGGGCGTGCTCTATCTGGTGGGCACGCCGATCGGCAACCTCGCTGATCTCTCCCCCCGGGCCCGGCTGGTGCTGGAGCAGGTCGATCGCATCGCCTGTGAAGACACCCGCCACAGCGGTCAGTTGCTGGCGCGGCTTGGCATTCGCCGGCCGCTGCTGAGCTTTCACCAGCACAACCAGGCCACCCGCCTGCCCGAACTGCTGCAGGCGCTGCAGCGCGGTGAGCGGCTGGCAGTGATCAGCGACGCCGGCCTGCCAGGCATTTCCGATCCCGGCGAACCGCTGGTGGCCGCCGCGCGGCAGGCGGGGCTGGAGGTGGTGTGCATTCCTGGCCCCTGCGCCGTCACCACCGCGCTGGTGAGCAGCGGCCTGCCCAGTGGCCGCTTCTGCTTCGAGGGATTTCTGGCCGCCAAGCCCAGCCAGCGCCGGCGTCAGCTGCAGGAACTGGCGGCCGAGCCGCGCACCCTGGTGCTGTTCGAGGCGCCCCACCGGCTGATCGCCCTGCTGGAGGATCTGCTGGAGCTGCTGGGCGATCGCCCCCTGCGGGTGGCACGGGAGCTCACCAAGCGGCATGAGCAGCAGGTGGGGCCCACGGTGGCCGCCGCCCTCGAGCACTTCCGCCGGGTGCCCCCGCTCGGGGAGTGCACCTTGGTGCTGGGCGGCGCGCCCCCAGCGGCGCAACCCGCCTGGAACGAGGCTGCGCTGCGGGCCGAGCTGGAGAGCCTGCTGGTGGATGGGCTCAGCAAGCGGGAAGCCGCCCGCAACCTGGCAGAACGCACCGGTCACAGCCGCCGCGACCTCTACGCCCTGCTGCACCGCGACGGACCGGAAGCCGAGGAGCGCGACAGCGCCAGTGGCGACCACGAAGGGAGCTCGCACGCCTGA
- the serS gene encoding serine--tRNA ligase, with product MLDQRLLRDNPAQIAEGLSRRGAVADLDGCHQLALETRDLEQQRSELQADGNRIGREVGELIKAGAAPGGAEVKELRQQGAQIKQRVGEIEEQEKGLEAQLMQQLMVLPNLPSPLCPTGCSEADNVEVKRWGTPRLAAEGEQLEEHWQIAERLGIVDTERSVRIAQSRFVTLMGQGARLERALISFMLDRHSSRGYTEVLPPILVNTASLTGSGQLPKFAEESFRCAEDDLWLTPTAEVPITSLHRSEVINAEQLPLKYAAYTPCFRREAGSYGRDTRGLIRLHQFNKVELYWFCLPEQSEQAHEQLTRDAEAILEALELPYRRLELCSGDLGFSAARTYDLEVWLAGAGTYREISSCSTCGDFQARRASIRYREGKHTRLLHTLNGSGLAVGRTMAALLEAGQQSDGSVRIPYALVPYFGSEWIGKP from the coding sequence GTGCTGGATCAGCGCCTCCTGCGCGACAACCCTGCGCAGATCGCCGAAGGCCTTAGCCGCCGGGGCGCGGTGGCTGATCTCGATGGCTGCCACCAGCTCGCCCTTGAAACGCGTGATCTGGAACAGCAACGCAGTGAGCTGCAAGCAGACGGCAACCGCATCGGCCGTGAGGTGGGAGAGCTGATCAAGGCCGGCGCCGCCCCCGGCGGCGCGGAGGTGAAGGAGCTGCGCCAGCAGGGCGCGCAGATCAAGCAGCGGGTGGGGGAGATCGAGGAGCAGGAGAAGGGCCTCGAAGCGCAGTTGATGCAGCAGCTGATGGTGCTGCCCAACCTGCCCTCGCCCCTCTGCCCAACGGGCTGCAGCGAGGCCGACAACGTGGAGGTGAAGCGCTGGGGCACCCCGCGGCTGGCCGCCGAGGGAGAGCAGCTCGAAGAGCACTGGCAGATTGCCGAACGGCTCGGCATCGTTGACACCGAACGCTCGGTGCGGATTGCCCAGAGCCGCTTTGTGACTCTGATGGGCCAGGGTGCGCGGCTGGAGCGGGCGCTGATCAGCTTCATGCTGGATCGCCACTCCTCCAGGGGTTACACCGAAGTGTTGCCGCCGATCCTGGTGAACACGGCCAGCCTCACCGGCTCCGGCCAGCTGCCGAAGTTCGCCGAGGAAAGCTTCCGCTGCGCAGAGGACGACCTCTGGCTCACTCCCACAGCTGAAGTGCCCATCACCTCCCTGCATCGCAGCGAGGTGATCAACGCCGAGCAGTTGCCGCTGAAGTATGCGGCTTACACCCCCTGCTTCCGCCGGGAGGCCGGCTCCTACGGCCGCGACACGCGTGGACTGATCCGCCTGCACCAGTTCAACAAGGTGGAGCTCTACTGGTTTTGCCTGCCCGAGCAATCAGAGCAGGCCCACGAGCAGCTCACCCGGGATGCCGAGGCGATTCTGGAAGCGCTGGAGCTGCCTTACCGGCGCCTGGAACTGTGCAGTGGCGATCTGGGCTTTTCGGCCGCCCGCACCTACGACCTGGAAGTGTGGCTGGCGGGAGCCGGCACCTACCGCGAAATTTCCAGCTGCAGCACCTGCGGTGATTTCCAGGCGCGCCGCGCCTCGATCCGCTACCGGGAGGGCAAGCACACGCGCCTGCTGCACACCCTCAATGGCAGCGGCCTGGCCGTGGGACGCACCATGGCCGCGCTCCTGGAGGCGGGACAGCAGAGCGACGGCAGCGTCAGGATTCCTTACGCGTTGGTGCCTTACTTCGGCTCCGAGTGGATCGGGAAGCCGTGA